DNA from Salinispora arenicola:
GCGCCGACGAGGGTGGTCTTGCCGACGCCGAAGCCACCCGCAATAAGGATCTTGACAACGGTGGGAAGGACGGTCTCAGCGTCGCCCTCAGAGTGCTCGTAGTCCATCAAGAAGCGCCTCGAATACATCGTCGTGGGGAAGTGTGGTCGATGTGGGCTCGGTGACCCGGACCAGCCGCCATGCCAGCAGGTCGTCGAGCAGAACACGTACGGTGCCGAGCGGAAGGCTGAGATGGGCGGCGACCTCGGCCACCGCCAAGGGCCGCTGGCAAAGGCTGACGATGCTGACGTGTTCGGGGGCGATG
Protein-coding regions in this window:
- a CDS encoding DUF742 domain-containing protein, producing MAKSDTDAAWVDDDAGPVVRPYAVTRGRAAAKNRYNVISLVRATAEAASPHEIGIAPEHVSIVSLCQRPLAVAEVAAHLSLPLGTVRVLLDDLLAWRLVRVTEPTSTTLPHDDVFEALLDGLRAL